The Hymenobacter oligotrophus genome segment TATCGACCCGGCAGCCGGCGTACCCAACGAGCTATCCATGGTGCGCGAAATGGTGTTTGCCGACGGCCACACCGAGAAAATGATGGTGCCCGTGTTCGAGTACAAAGGCCGCAAACTGGCTTTTATGGCCGATTTGCTGCCCTCGACGGCTCACCTGCCCATGTCTTGGGTGATGAGCTACGACGTACGCCCACTGCAAACCCTGGCCGAAAAAGAAGCGACCCTGCAGCGCGCCGCCGACGAGCAATGGGTGCTAATACTCGAGCACGACGCCCACACCGAGGCCTGCACCGTGCAGCAAACCGAGCGCGGCGTGCGGCTTGGCGAAACGCTGCGCATCGCCGATTTGTAACGCAACCCGCACACACTTGGCCACGCGAACTATCGGATTGGCGCTTTCGGGCGGAGCGGCCCGCGGCATTGCCCACCTGGGCATGCTGCAGGCGCTCGGCGAACTGCAACTGCCCATCGGGGCCATGTCGGGGGTAAGCTCGGGCGGCATTGCGGCCGTGTTTTATGCGGCCGGCATTCCGCCGCGCGAGGTGCTGCGCCTGCTCACCGACACCCGCTTTTTGCGCCTGGTACGGCCGGCCTACAAGCGCGGCCTCGTAAACCTGGGTTTGCTTGAGAAGCTGTTTGCGGCGCACCTGCCCGGCAACCAAACCTTCGCCGACCTAGGGGTGCCCGTAACGCTGTCGGCAACCGATTTGGCGAGCGGTAAAACCGTGTTCTTCGATGAGGGGCCGTTGGTGCCGCCAATGCTGGCCACCGGGGCAGTGCCCGTGCTGTGCCAGCCCATTGAGTACCTAGGGCACGTGCTCGTGGATGGGGGCTTGCTCAACAACTTGCCCATCGAGCCGCTGCAGCACCGACCGGAACTGGCATTGGTTGGGGCGCACACCAATATCGTCAACACCGAGGCGCCTATTACGTCGATCCGGCACGTGGCCGAGCGCACCTTTATGTTGGCCATCGGCACCAACACGGCGCCCCGCCTTAAGCGCTGCGAGCTAGTGCTGCAACCTCCGGAGTTGCGGCGCTTTCGGGTTACCGATTTACGCTTTGCCAAAGAGCTTTTCGCCATTGGCTACGAGTACACCCTCGGCCAAGCCGCCGAACTGGAGGCGTTGCTGCACAAACCTGCGCCCGCGCCGGATTTTGGCTAGCTTTGGCGCTCTTTTCCGCATTTCTTCACCTGCTTTTGTATGAACAGCTTCTGGCTGGCGTTTTCGAAGTTTTGGTTTAAACTGGTTGGCTGGCGCTTGGCGTCGGGGGTTCCGCCCGAAATCCGGCAAGCCATGATGATTGCCGCCCCGCATACCAGCAACTGGGATTTTATCCATGCCCGGGCCGCTTTTTTTCTGATGCGGCGCAACGTGCGCTTCACCGTAAAAAAGGAGTGGACGGACATTCCGGTGCTGGGTAAGCTGATGATGAGCCTAGGTGCCTTGCCCATCGACCGAAGCAAGAACAACAGCATGGTGGAGGCCATGGCGGAGTTGTTTAAGCAGTACCCCGAGCTGATTATCCTGATTACGCCAGAAGGCACGCGCAAGTACCAGCCCCGCTGGCGCCGCGGCTACTACCACGCCGCGCAGGCCGCCAACGTGCCCA includes the following:
- a CDS encoding patatin-like phospholipase family protein — translated: MATRTIGLALSGGAARGIAHLGMLQALGELQLPIGAMSGVSSGGIAAVFYAAGIPPREVLRLLTDTRFLRLVRPAYKRGLVNLGLLEKLFAAHLPGNQTFADLGVPVTLSATDLASGKTVFFDEGPLVPPMLATGAVPVLCQPIEYLGHVLVDGGLLNNLPIEPLQHRPELALVGAHTNIVNTEAPITSIRHVAERTFMLAIGTNTAPRLKRCELVLQPPELRRFRVTDLRFAKELFAIGYEYTLGQAAELEALLHKPAPAPDFG
- a CDS encoding 1-acyl-sn-glycerol-3-phosphate acyltransferase; this encodes MNSFWLAFSKFWFKLVGWRLASGVPPEIRQAMMIAAPHTSNWDFIHARAAFFLMRRNVRFTVKKEWTDIPVLGKLMMSLGALPIDRSKNNSMVEAMAELFKQYPELIILITPEGTRKYQPRWRRGYYHAAQAANVPILLGYLDYSRKEAGVGPAVYPTGNYDADEETIKAFYRTKQGRFPEQGIR